The DNA sequence GCCTAGGCGCGGAAACTCACCTCATTTATCGCGGCGACCAAATCCTTCGCGGCTTTGACAATGAAGTGCGCCAATTCTTGTTTGATGAAATGACCAAGAAGGGCGTCAACATCATCTTGAATGACAGCATCGAGGCCGTCGACAAGCAGGCAGATGGCCTTCACATATCCACGACAGACGGCAAAAACATGGTTGTTGATCAAGCTATGCTAGCGCTTGGCCGTGTCCCTGCAATTGAAGGCCTTGGCCTTGATAAAGCAGGCGTGAAGCTCAACAAAGGCGGCGCCATTGAGGTTGATTCATATTCACAAACCAACGTTGAAAGCATTTACGCGGTTGGCGATGTAACAGACCGCGTCAATCTTACACCTGTTGCGATCCGTGAAGGCCATGCTTTTGCTGATACAGTCTATGGCGGCAAAGACATCACTGTGGACCATTCAGACATTGCGACTGCTGTTTTCTCTCAACCAGAAATCGGCACTATTGGCCTCAGCCAAGAAGAAGCTGAAGCAGAATATGGTGACATCGACATTTACAGCTCATCCTTCCGCCCGATGAAGAACATTCTTCCTGGCCGTGATGAGAAAATGTTGATGAAACTCATCGTTGATGCTGCCAGCGACAAGGTGCTGGGCTGTCACATTGTTGGTCCAGATTCTGGTGAGATGTCACAGCTTGTAGGCGTTGCTGTGAAGATGGGCGCAACCAAGGCTGATTTTGATAACACCATGGCCGTGCACCCAACTGCATCAGAAGAATTGGTGACCATGCGCTCACCAACGAAGCAAATCCGCAAATAGCGGCAATTCAAAGCGTTGAAAACAAGATGAGTGAGACATTCCAATATTTTGGCTACGGCTCACTCATCAACGACCAAACCCGCCCACCTGCATTGACCGCACAAAATGCCGTTCTGCACGGCTGGCGGCGCGAATGGCGGGTGACGGGGGAATTGAGCCTGTCGTGGGGCGCTAAGCACAACATATGCGCCTTAAGCGTTAGGCCAGACCCCACTTGCTCCATTGCAGGTGTCTTGGTGGAAGAACCCACTGAGAACCTTGCAAGCCTTGACCAACGCGAAGTGCGGTATCAGCGCCTCAGCGTTGAAGTTGAAGCACAAACTGGCCAAAAGCACTCTTCCTATGTCTATCAAGCACGGAAAGAACACAGTGAATGGGGCAGCATGGAATCCCCGATCTGTCTTTCATATATTGATTGTGTTTTGCAGGGCGTTATTCATCGGTTTGGCGAAGAAGCGCTTGAAGCGTTTTTTGAAACGACGGATGGCTGGCACGTGCCGATTTTGAATGATCGCAGCCAACCAATTTACCCCAGAGCGATCAAATTAAGCGTTCATGAGACTGAATTGATTGACGCGCACTTAAAAGCATACGATGTATGCTGGAAATAGTGGGCGGAGTTGTATATAACGCCTGCGTGATTATTGTTTAGTTTGTAAAAAGCTAGAAAGATAAAAGAGTTAGACCAATGAGTAGCAAGTGGACGCCTTCATCTTGGAGAGATAAACCAATCCTTCAAGTGCCTGATTACCCAGACCAAGCCCGGTTGAAAGACTATGAGGGCCGTCTTGCAGGCTATCCACCTCTTGTATTTGCAGGTGAAGCACGTCAGCTAAAAGAGAGACTGGGCAAGGTTGCTCGCGGTGAGGCGTTTTTGCTTCAGGGCGGTGATTGTGCTGAAGCCTTTGCTGAGCACCACCCAGACAACGTGCGCGATTTCTTCCGCGTGTTCTTGCAAATGGCGGTTGTGCTAACTTATGGCGCAGGCAAGCCTGTTGTGAAAGTTGGCCGTATTGCTGGCCAGTTCGCAAAGCCTCGCTCTGCTCCGACAGAAACCATCGACGGCGTTGAATTGCCAAGCTATCGCGGCGACATAATCAACAACATTGACTTCAACGAAGCATCACGCGTGCCAGACCCTGAGCGTTTGGTTATGGCTTATCGCCAGTCTGCGGCAACGTTGAACCTTCTTCGTGCATTCGCGCAGGGTGGTTATGCCAACCTTGAGCACATTCACGGCTGGATGTTGAACTTTGTTGAAGGCGAGCAGTCTGATCGTTTCAAAGATGTTGCTGATAAAATCAGCGAAGCACTTCAATTCATGAAGGCTGTTGGTATTGATGCCGACACCGCGCCTCAGCTTCGTTCAACAAACTTCTTCACCAGCCACGAAGCGTTGTTGTTGAACTATGAGGAAGCTTTCACGCGGGTTGATTCAACGTCAGGCGATTATTACGCAACATCAGGCCATATGCTTTGGATTGGTGATCGTACACGCCAACCAGATCATGCCCATGTTGAATATTTCCGTGGTATCAAAAATCCAATCGGTCTGAAATGCGGTCCGTCAATTGATCCAGATGAGTTGGTGCAATTGATTGAAACATTGAACCCAGAAGACGAAGCAGGGCGCATCACGCTTATCGCGCGCTTCGGTGCGGGCAAGGTGGCGAACCATCTACCAGCGCTTGTGCAAGCTGTTAAAAAGTCTGGCCGCACGGTTGTTTGGTCTTGTGATCCAATGCACGGCAACACAGTCAAAGCGAGCACGGGTTATAAAACTCGTCCGTTTGATGACATCTTGTCTGAAGTCAAAGACTTCTTCGCCATCCACAAAGCAGAAGGCACCCATGCGGGCGGCATTCATGTGGAGATGACAGGTAAGAACGTGACAGAGTGTACAGGTGGCGCTCGCGCAATCTCTGATACGGATCTGCAAGATCGCTATCACACGCATTGCGACCCACGTCTTAATGCTCACCAAGCACTGGAACTTGCGTTCCTCGTTGCTGAGTTGATCAAAGAAGACCGTGACGAGAGTGCAGTGAAGATCGCCGTATAGGTCTGCTTGCAAAATGAATTAAAAACGGGCGCTCTTTTAATTTAGGGCGCCCGTTTTGTTTAAAGGGTTTTGGATACTTTGGGCCAATGGCGGTTTGCCTGTTTGATGTGGCCGCGTATATCGGTGCGCCATTTCTTGCGAATGCCAAGGCTGAAATTCAAATAGAGCTTACCGCCAACAATATCCCATGCTTCCGGCACTGTGGTGGCAACACGTCCTTGCGACATGGCCCAAGAGCAGTAACCACCATAAAGCGGCGCATATTTCTTTGGTGATTTTTTGAAAGCGTCCAAGTTCTCTTGATTGGCAAACTGCCATGTAGCGCCTTGCCATTTGGTTGAATACTTACCTTTGCCTTTCACGGGCTTGCCAACTTTGAAGTAAGCAACCGTGTCATAGCCGCGAATGGCTTTGCCGCCAGAATTGAAAGTGCGGCCTTTCGCGAGTGCAATGCCTGTCGTTAGCGTTGTCAGCGCAAAGCCTAGGGATGTGGTGAGGAAATTTCTACGTGTTAGTTTCATCGGAAATTCTCCTTTAAAAATTCGATTTCAAAAAGGCTTCGACGCTCTGCCAATATTCACCCGCGTTTGGTGAGCTGCCTTCTATAAGAGCCGAAGAACCATGACGCCCGCCGCCTTGTGGTTCAAAGCCAACCGCTTTGATGTTGCTTGCTGCTTTTACAAATGGCTGCCATTGACGAACCTCTGAACGGGCCGAGCTCATGTAGGTGGGAATGGAAATACCGCGCGCAGCACTTTCAACGGAGACGCCACTCAAGTATTCACCAGGAGAAAAGGCGAGGGCACCGCTGATTTTAGCTTTTCCTTCGCCTGCAATAACAAGGCTTAAGGCGGCAGAATAAGATGAGCCCCAAATCACGACTTTCTTCGTGCCTGAAAGTTTTTTCGCATAGGAGATCGCAGCCAACATATCTGGTTTCGCATCTAAGAAGCTATTACCTTTACCCGCTTGCGCCCCGCGTGCTGCCGTCTCATTTTTAACGCCATCAAAAGCACGCCCAGAACGTAGGTCAACACTCAGCGTGTTGTAACCAAGCTTGTTAAGGCGCGGTGCGATTGTCTTATATTCGCCTCTGCTTGAACCTGCCTGATGGAATAGCACGATTGTTGTTGCGCTGGCCGCATTCTCATAATCCGCTGTGATCTCAAGACCGTCGCCTGACGGGAATGTAACTTTGTCTGCCAAAGCTGGAAATGTGGGTAGGGCAAGTGCAAAGGTAAAAGTTAGAAGTTTGCGAAACATGAGGTTTCCTTTCCATGAGTTGGCTACACAATCCAAATCAAACCCTTCACCGTCAAATCAAGATCGGTTCATCGCAGGCTTTAGCATTCAAATTTGTGAAACGATCCATCAATTTTTTAAACTGGTGGAATTGCGTTATTTCGCTAGGCTCCCAGAAAAGAGGGTAGCGAAAAGAGGATCGTGATATGGCTGAAATGATAAGAACTGGCGGCTGTTACTGTGAGGCCGTTACATATGAGGTCAAAGGGGCGATGCGTGATGTGGTTGCTTGCCATTGCCAGCAATGCCGCAAACAGTCTGGCCATTATTATGCCGCGACCAATGCCAAGAAGGCAGATGTAACGATCAAAGGTGGGGAGAACATCACTGTCTTTCGAGCTTCTGATTCTGCCTCACGACACTTTTGCGGGATATGCGGTTCGGTGCTGTTCTGGATTGCAGATGACAGCGAAACGATGTCGATCCTTGCAGGCTCGGTCAATGAACCAACAGGGTTGAAGCTCCAAGCGCATATATATTGCACGGATAAGGGGGATTATTACCAGTTAGATGATGGCTTGCCGCAATTCCCGGAACTGACTGAGAACAGCGATTGTTCTGTTATCGGTGAACAATATGTCTGCAATCACTGATCTTCTCAAATTACCATTATGATTTATTCTCTTTAGCTGAACAAAGGAATATTCATGGCTCGGCCTTCTTCTCTATTCATCTCGCATGGTTCGCCTGATCTGATTTTTCATGACACGGCGGCGAAGCAATTTCTTGAAAAAGCTGCGGAAGGTTTTGCCCCGCCTAAGGGTATCGTTATTGCGTCTGCTCACTTTGAGACAGAGCGCCCAGCCATCGTAAGCGATCCTGCGCCCGAAATGATTTATGATTTTGGGCCAATTGATCGCCGTTTGAATGATGTTGTTTACCCCGCGCCAGGCGCACCAGCATTGGCTAAGCAGGCAGCAAGCCTGATTGCAGATGCTGGCATTGAATGCGATTTAATTGAGAAGAGAGGATATGATCATGGCACTTGGGTACCGTTATCACTGTTATACAAAAACGCAGACATACCGATTGTTCAACTCTCAGTGCAAAGACACATGTCAGCAATGCACCACTACAACATCGGTAAAGCCCTTCGCCCCCTTGTGGATGAAGAAATTCTGGTCATAGGTTCAGGCTCTATGACCCACAATCTGGCTGAGTTATTTGGACCAGGCGGTTTAAAACATCAAAGGCAAGATGAAGAAGTTGAATGGGCGCGGTTATTTGCAGATTGGATGAATGTGCAAATTGCTGCAGGTGCCGTTGATGAGCTTTTGGATTATGAAGCGAAAGCGCCCTTTGTGCGTGAGAACCACCCGACTGCCGAACACTTTTTGCCTTTAATGGTAGCCCTTGGTGCATCATCGAACGGGCAGGGCGAACGGCTGCATAAATCCACAGAATTCGCTATTCTTGCAATGGATGCTTTTGCGTTCCATTAATTGGGTATGCAACTGATCCATTTCCTTCAACAAAACGCCCGCTGGCTCATTGGTGGCTTCGCGCTTTGTTTTTGCTCCAGCGTAGGGCAAACCTATTTCATCGCTCTATCTGGCGGAGAAATTCGGGCTGATTATGGGTTGTCGCATGGCGAGTTTGGCGGTCTTTATATGGGTGCGACACTCTTAAGTGCTGCGACCTTGCCATTCCTAGGTCGTATTGTTGATTTCCGCTCAGTCTCCAGTACCGTATTGCTTGTCTTTCTAGGTCTCGCTTTTTGCGCAGCTTTAATGTGGTACGCGCAAACACTGGTTTTGCTGTTTATCGCGATCTACGGCCTTCGCCTTTTCGGACAAGGCATGATGACCCATATCGCGATGACGGCAATGGGCAGATGGTATGCCTCAAACCGTGGCCGCGCCGTTTCAATTGCTACCTCTGGGCTACAGCTGGGAGAAGCGGTTTTACCGATTGCGATTGTTACTTTAATGGTGCTTTTTGGTTGGCGGCAAAGCTGGCTGTTTGCTGCTGTCGCTTTATTGCTGCTGTTACCGCTCGTCTATGGGGTGATGAAGCAGGAGCGGGCACCGCAAGGCGCGCTGAATACAGAAGAAGACACAAACCTCCCAGCCCACAGCTGGACGAGGGGCGAAGTGATGCAAGATGTTTATTTCTGGCTCGTCATGATTGTCGTGCTTGCGGCTCCTTTTATTGGTACCACAATTTATTTCCATCAAATCCATTTGCTTGAGGTGAAAGGCTGGTTGCCGAATATTTTCGCCTCATCATTTTTCGTTATGTCGATTTCTACAGTTGTGTGTTCCCTTTTGTTTGGCGTTATCATTGATAGATTTAGTGCGGTGTGCATATTGCCGGTTGTTTTGTTGCCCATGGCTGTCGCCAGTTTCTTGCTCGCTTCCATCGACAACCAAGCCATCATTTTCGTTTTTATGGCGATGTTTGGCATTAGTTATGGCGCGTCATCCACCATGCTTGGAACCCTATGGCCAGAAATCTATGGCACAAAGTATTTAGGCAGTGTGCGCTCCATTGTAGTGGCTCTTGGCGTATTCGCCTCAGCACTCGGTCCAGGGGCGACAGGTATCTTGATTGATTATGGCATTCATCTCGAATTTCAGCTTAAGGTAATGGCGATTTACTGCCTTGTAGCCTCTCTCATTATGTTCTTCGTGGCAAAGGCACTAATTCGTCGTGGACATTTGCTCAATATCGCGGTAACTCGACAAACATGACAACAGTACGCTTTGCACCATCCCCAACGGGAAAAATTCACATCGGAAACGCCCGCACGGCGCTTCTGAATTATCTCTATGCCAAAAAACGCGATGGCTCGTTCATCTTGCGCTTTGATGACACAGATGCCGAACGCTCTAAACAGGAGTATGCAGACGCAATTTCTGCTGATCTTGATTGGCTCGGTATTGTGCCCGATCGCATTGAGAAGCAGTCCGCACGCTTTGCGCTTTATGATGAAGCCGCAGACAAATTGCGCGAGCAGGGGCTTCTCTATCGCTGCTATGAGACACCGGATGAGTTAGACCGCCAACGCAAGCGTCGCCTCTCACGAGGATTGCCGCCTGTTTATGATCGCTCAGCCTTGAAATTGACTGACGAAGATCACGCGCGTTTTGCTGAAGAAGGCAAGCAGCCGCATTGGCGCTTTTTGCTGAAGAACTATGACAGCGATCCGTTTGATACGAAGCGCGTGGATAGCCGCTGGGATGATGTGATTCGTGGCCCACAAACAGCCGATTTGTCTTCCCTGTCTGATCCCGTGTTGATCCGTGGCGATGGCACTTATCTTTATACGCTGCCATCTTGTGTGGATGACCTTGATATGGGTGTCACCACCATTATGCGCGGTGATGACCATGTGACCAATACAGCGGTTCAGCTCATGGTGTTCGCAGCCCTTGGTGCCGACGAGCTGCCAGCCTTTGGCCACCACAATTTGCTGCAAGATAAATCAGGCGGTGGCTTGTCTAAGCGTCTTGGCTCTCTCTCGCTAGAAAGCTTGCGCGAGGAAGGCTATGAGGCTGGTTCTGTGGCGTCTTTGGCAACTCTTATTGGTACGTCATTGCCAGTTGAGCCAAAGGCAACGCTTGATGAGCTTGTCGAACTATTCGAGCCTAAGGTCGTTACAAAGAGTGCGGCGAAGTTTGATCCAGACGACGTTAAAAAGCTAAACGCGCAATTGGTTCACAAGATCACTTATGCAGAAGCTAAGCCACGTCTCGACGCGCTAAGTGTCGGCGGTGGTGAAGCGTTTTGGGATGCTATCTCAGGCAACCTTGATGTGTTTAACGAAGTCTCTAAATGGTGGGATGCCATAAACACGCCTCAAAAAGTTGAGTTTTCCGACGAAGACATGGAATTCTTGGTAAAAGCCAAAGAGCTTTTGCCTGATGATCCGTTTGACGGCAGTACTTGGGGTGTTTGGACATCGGCGCTGAAAGAGGCGACTGGCCGCAAGGGCAAGCAATTGTTCATGCCGCTTCGCCGTGCGATTACTGGACTTGAATTTGGTCCGGAGCTAGCAGCAGTTTTACCGATTGTTGGGCGTCAAGAAATTTTGGCCCGATTACCCGAATAGTCTCACCGTCTGTCGTTTGAAGTTTTTTCGACGCTGAAGCAATTTTATCATTCTTAGGCTTCTCAATTTTATTGACAGGCTTAAGGGTGAAATTGCCGGCAATGGAAAAGGCCGTATCTGGATCAGAAAAGAAGGTTGGCTTTGCCGCAGGTTTTTCAATGATTTTACCTGTATTGCCAAAAAGGTTTGGAAACGTGCCAAAACGCGGGTCATTAGCTTGGGTCAATTGACCGGGGGTGACACCTGCCACTACCGTCAAACCATTTCCATTGGCAAAGCGGCGAGGGGCAACGAATTTCGTGCGGTACAAAAACGCGTTTGGCAATTTTGTGTAAGCTAATCCAGCCAAATCAACCATCTCTTCTGGTTCCTGACTCGGATTTCTATGAACGAAAAGACGTAACTCTTCATTCGGATTGCTCGCCTTACATTTAGCCTCATCAGTATCGAAATTTGATCGGACCGTCGCGAAGCTCAGTGGGAAGTAATAACCATCAGATATGCGAACACAAAGGGTTCTGAAAACAGTGCCAACCACGCGCGCTTGTGACTGTTCTTGTTCTTGTTCTTGAATTTCAGGTTCTGCATAACGGCTTTGACGACCAAAAAGACGGGCAAGCAAACTATTGCCCTTTTTTTTGCGGCGTTCGGAACGTTTTTGTTCGCTGATGTCGCGTCTTGCTTGGCGTTCAATTTGGTTGCAGCGTAAACGTGAAATTTTCTTTTTTAAGAAGCGTTTCTTTGCCCGAATATCGCCGCGACTTAGTCCACGTGATGAGCCGCCAGAAGCGCTATCGCGTTTTTTGACTAATTTATTCAGATTTCGCCGCATCTTTTTGATTTTTGAAATCAAGGCAGGGCAAGAGGCGGCCCCATTGCCTGTCCGTTTCCCTGAGCGCGTTACACATCGAAGAGATACAGCGTCCCGCTCTGCAGAACGTAAAGCTCGTTGCTGACGTTTGGCTAGATTGGCAAAGCGATTGGATTGTGATGAGCTTCCACCACTTGCAGCTGTTACTGAACGAGAGCGCAAGGAGGCTAGTTCTGTTTTCAAAGCCCGACAGGCATTTATATCAGCATGTGCATCATCAACGTTGCCAAACAAGCTAATGGATACCGTGATAGCACCAGCAAGCCCCGTCACACCAAGCCAAGGCTTTATGTTTGGAAGTCTTTTAGTCAGCCAAAATTTGCTGTTTGATGAAATCAAACTCAGTACCATTCAACGAATCTATCAATTGTTGACGGCACAATATCAAAAATCGCTTGATATTTGATTAAACGGATCAAGCGATTTTCGTTTTTTTCGTACGGCAACATTAGCGATACAACACACTAATTGTTGTGAAATTATGGCTGCTTACATTACAAGTCGAGGCGAAGACTTATCCTTCGCTTTTTCTATCAGCCACATTTGACGCCGCAATCGCTGTCATATTGACGATACCGCGTGATGTTACGGATGGTGTTATGACGTGAGCAACTTCCTTCGTTCCCATCATAATAGGGCCAACGTGAAGCGCGTCTGTCATCCCTTTTACCATTGTCATCGTGATATTTGCTGCATTCAAATCAGGGAAAACGAACAAGTTTGCAGGTTTATCGCCCAACGGTGAATTTGAAATAACACGATCACGCTGAGCAGGTTTGAGGGCCGCGTCGGCATGCATTGGGCCATCCACAATCATATCTGGCGCCATATCATGCAATAGTTCCAGAGCTTTATGCATTTTCCGACTTTCGGCTGTTTCGCGCGATCCGAAGTTCGAATACGACAAAAGAGCAACCCTTGGTTCGATACCAAAACGTCGAACATCTGCGGCAGCCATAACAGCAGTTTCTGCAATTTCTTCTGCCGTTGGATCAATGGTTACATGGGTATCAGTAAAGAAGAATGTGCCATGTTGATTAATCAGCAAGCTCATTGCTGAGATGTCATGGGCGTGTTCGCTTAGTTCAAATATCCAGTTGAATACTTTGAGGTGGCGGGCAAAACGTCCTTCAAGGCCGCAGATAAGCGCATCTGCATCGCCGCGTTTTACAGCCAAGGCACCAATGACAGAGGTATTGGTACGCACAAGGTTTTTGGCAGCAATTGGGGTGATACCTTTGCGGCCTGTCAATTCGTGCATCAATTCCACATACTCGCGATAACGTTTGTCTTCTTGTGGGTTGATAATTTCGAAATCCACGTCTGGCTTCAAACGAAGACCATAACGCTCGATCCGCTGCGAAATGACTTCCGGACGACCAATCAAAATCGGTTTTGCCAAGCCATCTTCGATGACCACTTGGATAGCACGCAACACGCGTTCATGTTCGCCGTCTGAATAGATGATACGCGCAGGCTCTGCTTTCGCGCGTTCGATAATTGGTTTCATCACCATGCCAGAACGGAAAACGAAGCGGTTTAATTTCGCTTGATAGGCATCAAAATCCGCGATCGGGCGGGTAGCAACGCCTGAATCCATTGCCGCTTTGGCAACAGCTGGCGCAATGCGCAACATCAAGCGCTGATCGAATGGTGAGGGGATCAAATAGCCCGGACCAAAGCGTGGAATTTCGCCACCCATTGCTTTAGCACTGGCATCATCAACAGCTTCACGAGCAAGAGCCGCAATTGCGTTGGTTGCTGCCATTTTCATGTCTTCATTGATCGTTGTCGCACCAACATCCAGCGCGCCACGGAAGATGAACGGGAAGCAAAGCACGTTATTTACTTGATTTGGAAAATCAGAGCGGCCCGTACAAATCAACGCATCGGGACGAGCGGCTACCGCGTCATTTGGCATAATTTCAGGGTTTGGATTGGCGAGCGCCATGATGAGCGGCGTGTCACCCATTTTCTTCACCATTTCAGGCTTCAAAACATTGGCAGCAGAAAGGCCTAAGAAAACGTCCGCACCCTCGATAATATCATCAAGTGTTTTAGCGTCAGTATCTTGTGCATAGACAGCTTTCCATTGGTCTAAGTTCTCTTTACGGTCAGTCGTGACGACGCCGTCAATGTCAGACACCCAAATGTTCTCACGTTTAACGCCTAGATTAACGAGCAAGTTGAGACAGGCGAGGGCCGCTGCACCTGCGCCTGAGGTTACAAGTTTAATGTCACCCATTTTCTTGCCAGAAAGGCTAAGCGCGTTGGTAACAGCTGCAGCCGCAATGATGGCGGTGCCGTGCTGGTCATCATGGAAAACAGGAATATTCATGCGTTCGCGCAACTGATCTTCGATCATAAAGCACTCTGGTGCCTTGATGTCTTCAAGATTTATCCCGCCGAATGTTGGCTCCATGGCGGCAACAACATCACTGAACTTATCGATATCAGTTTCATCAACCTCAATATCGAAAACATCAATGCCTGCGAACTTTTTAAAGAGAACGGCCTTACCTTCCATGACGGGCTTGGACGCTAGCGCGCCGATATTGCCCAATCCTAAAACAGCTGTTCCGTTTGAGACGACACCGACAAGGTTGGCGCGGGCCGTGTATTTCGCTGCATCATCGGGATTTTTCTCGATTTCAAGACAAGGAGCCGCAACACCGGGTGAATAAGCAAGGGCTAAGTCGCGCTGGTTTCCAAGTGGTTTCGTTGCACTGATTTCTAATTTTCCGGGTATTGGATACTCGTGATAGAAAAGCGCGTTCTGATCCAGCTCGTTTAACGTTGCGTCATCTTTAGACATTAGAAGTCCTATCGGTGTTTGATTTGCGGCCACATTTTTTGATCGAGCAACACAAATATCAGCATTTCCCTGAGACTTCCACAGCAACAACTCAAAATAAGTGTAGAGCTCATACTCCTAAAACACGAGAATAACTGACCAATCTACGTGGTTGCTTGTGTGATGATGGCGGTAGGAGTTGGGATTTTTGTGAATGCAGGCTTCGGTTCACTTACCACTTGCACAAGGGTTACGAGGTAGAGGCCAATTGTTCCCACGATAAGGCTCAATAATAAGAATGAACGGAAAGAATACAGCATCTTTAACTCCTCAGTTGAGTTTCGGTTTCGTGTTAGTGTCTGGATAGTAGCAATCCCTCGCTGAACTCATTGTGAGAGCATTGTTCAGATAAAATTCAGGTTGGCTAATCGCTGCAAATCATGTTTTGGAGAATCAAGTGGTTGACGGAATGGGGTGAATGGCGCAAAAGTGCCTGCATGAACGGTTTAAATGCTTATGCATGCATCATTATTGGCGGCATTATTATCTGCTAGCTCCTAAAAGCTGGCCGTTCCCTTTCTCTATTTAAATGCAGACAAAGAACGCCCGGCTAGGATGCAAGCGATATATAATGCTGTGCTAATTTAGTGGTGTTTTTGAGATAATGAGGATTGAAGAAATGACGGTAGAACTCACGCTTTACAATACGTTGAGTCGCGAGAAGGCGTCTTTCATTCCGATTGATCCGGAAAATGTGCGCCTCTACGTCTGTGGACCAACAGTTTATGACTTTGCCCATATTGGCAACGCGCGCCCTGTCATCGTGTTTGATCTTCTCGCTCGTCTTTTGCGCCATGTTTATGGTGATAAAGCTGTAACCTATGTCCGCAATATCACTGACGTGGACGACAAAATTAATGCGCGTGCTTTGGAAAATCACGGAGCAGCAATTTCCTCTGGCAAGATGTCGTTGAATGAGGCAATCCGTGAAGTGACGGAAAAGACAGCCAATCAATTCATGGACGATATGGGCGCGCTCGGTTGTCTTGATCCAGACGTTCAGCCCCGCGCCACTGAGAATATTGAGCAAATGATCCAGATTGCTCAAACCCTCATCGACAAAGGTCATGCTTATGTTGCCAAGGGTGGGGAGGGTAATGAAGTGCTGTTCAGTGTTGATAGCATGACAGCATACGGTGCGCTTTCTAACCGCAAATTGGATGAGCAGCAGGCGGGTGCCCGCGTTGCTGTTGAAAGTCACAAAGAAAATCCAGCGGATTTCGTGCTTTGGAAGCAATCAGATGACAAGGCGCCCGGTTGGGATGCATCATTTGCCTATAAAGGCGAAACTATCG is a window from the Hyphomicrobiales bacterium genome containing:
- a CDS encoding glutamate--tRNA ligase; translated protein: MTTVRFAPSPTGKIHIGNARTALLNYLYAKKRDGSFILRFDDTDAERSKQEYADAISADLDWLGIVPDRIEKQSARFALYDEAADKLREQGLLYRCYETPDELDRQRKRRLSRGLPPVYDRSALKLTDEDHARFAEEGKQPHWRFLLKNYDSDPFDTKRVDSRWDDVIRGPQTADLSSLSDPVLIRGDGTYLYTLPSCVDDLDMGVTTIMRGDDHVTNTAVQLMVFAALGADELPAFGHHNLLQDKSGGGLSKRLGSLSLESLREEGYEAGSVASLATLIGTSLPVEPKATLDELVELFEPKVVTKSAAKFDPDDVKKLNAQLVHKITYAEAKPRLDALSVGGGEAFWDAISGNLDVFNEVSKWWDAINTPQKVEFSDEDMEFLVKAKELLPDDPFDGSTWGVWTSALKEATGRKGKQLFMPLRRAITGLEFGPELAAVLPIVGRQEILARLPE
- a CDS encoding DUF2865 domain-containing protein; translation: MVLSLISSNSKFWLTKRLPNIKPWLGVTGLAGAITVSISLFGNVDDAHADINACRALKTELASLRSRSVTAASGGSSSQSNRFANLAKRQQRALRSAERDAVSLRCVTRSGKRTGNGAASCPALISKIKKMRRNLNKLVKKRDSASGGSSRGLSRGDIRAKKRFLKKKISRLRCNQIERQARRDISEQKRSERRKKKGNSLLARLFGRQSRYAEPEIQEQEQEQSQARVVGTVFRTLCVRISDGYYFPLSFATVRSNFDTDEAKCKASNPNEELRLFVHRNPSQEPEEMVDLAGLAYTKLPNAFLYRTKFVAPRRFANGNGLTVVAGVTPGQLTQANDPRFGTFPNLFGNTGKIIEKPAAKPTFFSDPDTAFSIAGNFTLKPVNKIEKPKNDKIASASKKLQTTDGETIRVIGPKFLDAQQSVKLLLAPDQIQVQ
- a CDS encoding NADP-dependent malic enzyme, which codes for MSKDDATLNELDQNALFYHEYPIPGKLEISATKPLGNQRDLALAYSPGVAAPCLEIEKNPDDAAKYTARANLVGVVSNGTAVLGLGNIGALASKPVMEGKAVLFKKFAGIDVFDIEVDETDIDKFSDVVAAMEPTFGGINLEDIKAPECFMIEDQLRERMNIPVFHDDQHGTAIIAAAAVTNALSLSGKKMGDIKLVTSGAGAAALACLNLLVNLGVKRENIWVSDIDGVVTTDRKENLDQWKAVYAQDTDAKTLDDIIEGADVFLGLSAANVLKPEMVKKMGDTPLIMALANPNPEIMPNDAVAARPDALICTGRSDFPNQVNNVLCFPFIFRGALDVGATTINEDMKMAATNAIAALAREAVDDASAKAMGGEIPRFGPGYLIPSPFDQRLMLRIAPAVAKAAMDSGVATRPIADFDAYQAKLNRFVFRSGMVMKPIIERAKAEPARIIYSDGEHERVLRAIQVVIEDGLAKPILIGRPEVISQRIERYGLRLKPDVDFEIINPQEDKRYREYVELMHELTGRKGITPIAAKNLVRTNTSVIGALAVKRGDADALICGLEGRFARHLKVFNWIFELSEHAHDISAMSLLINQHGTFFFTDTHVTIDPTAEEIAETAVMAAADVRRFGIEPRVALLSYSNFGSRETAESRKMHKALELLHDMAPDMIVDGPMHADAALKPAQRDRVISNSPLGDKPANLFVFPDLNAANITMTMVKGMTDALHVGPIMMGTKEVAHVITPSVTSRGIVNMTAIAASNVADRKSEG